The Silene latifolia isolate original U9 population chromosome Y, ASM4854445v1, whole genome shotgun sequence sequence TGAAGATTACTTTCTAATGAATAGGTTCACCAGTAATATAGTGCTTAAGGCGCTGACCGTTGAACTTGAAGCAGCCTTTAGCTTCATCAAATAATTCAACTGCTCCATATGGAAATACCTTAGTGACACGGAATGGCCCAGACCACCGAGAACGAAGCTTACCCGGAAATATTTTCAAACTAGAATTAAAAAGAAGAACTAAATCCCCTTCATGGAAATCTCGCCTTAAAATGCGCTTGTCGTGCCATCTTTTAGTCTTCTCTTTATAAATACGAGCATTCTTGTAAGATTCAAGTCGAATCTCATCAAGCTCATTTAATTGCAAAAGATGATGCTCTCCAGCACTTTTATAGTCATAGTTAAGGGCTTTGATGGCCCAATATGCTCTATGTTCTAATTCAACTGGTAAATGACATGCTTTACCATACACCAATCGAAATGGGGAGGTTCCAATTTGTGTTTTAAAAGCAGTACGATAAGCCCATAGTGCATCATCTAGCTTGATAGACCAATCTTTGCGAGAACTAGCAACTGTCTTCTCTAGGATAGATTTTATCTCCCGGTTGGAGATTTCAACTTGTCCACTAGTTTAAGGATGGTACCCAAGTCCTTGTCGGTGTTGAACCCCATATTTCTTTAAAAGAGCTTCAAATTTCTTCTCAATAAAATGGCTGCCACCATCACTAATAAGAAAtttagggacaccaaaacgggggaagaTAACCTTCTTAAGGAATTTAGATACAACTCCAGCATCATTTGTAGGGGAGGCGATAGCTTCGACCCATTTTGATACATAATCCACACCTACTAGAATGTATTTGTTTCCGAAGGAGGATGGGAACGGACCTTGAAAATCAATGCCCCATACATCAAatatctcaacctcaagaataaAGTTTAGAGGCATTTCATTCCTTCTAGAAATGTTTCCTGTTCGTTGACATCTATCACAACCCTTCACATATGTTGCAACATCCTTGAATAAggttggccaatagaagccaCATTGAAGGACATTAGCTGCAGTTTTGGTGGTACTAGCATGACCACCACATGGTAAATCATGACAATGGGAGATAATGGAATTAGcctcttcatttggcacacatcgTCGGATAATACCATCAACACAAGACTTGTAGAGAAAGGGGTCATCCCAATAATAATGCTTGACATCACTAAAGATTTTCTTCCTTTGGTGGGAATCATACCCATGGAGTGTAACTCCTGATGCCAAATAATTCACAATGTCAGCAAACCATGGAGTATTAACAATAGCAATAGCAAATAACTGATCGTCAGGAAATGAATCATCAATAGGAAGGCCATCGAAGGGCCTTCTTGAACTGCATTTAGAGATAGGTGATCACTACTAAATTGTCAAAGACCTTTTTTGTCTTTAATCTCCATATCAAATTCTTGCAAAAAAAAGAATCCAAATAATCACCTGGGTTTAGCATCTTTCTTGCTCAAAAGATACTTGAGTGCTGCGTGATCAGTGTGCACAATAACTCTAGATCCTACTAAATAAGATCGGAACTTCTCAATAGAAAATACCACAGCCAACAACTCCTTCTCTGTGGTGGTGTAATTAGCTTGCGCTGCATCAAGAGTCTTGCTCGCATAATAGATGGCATGTAGCTTACCATCATGTCTTTGCCCCAGTATCGCTCCTACTGCATGATCACTTGCATAACACATTAGCTCGAATGGTAAGCTCCAATCCGGTGGCTGAATAATCGGGGCGCTAATTAAAGTTTTTACAACCTGTTAAAAGCTTCAAGACAAACATCAGTGAACAAAAATGGGGTATCTTTGGCTAAAAGCTCGGTCAAAGGACGAGCAatcttagagaaatctttgatAAAGCGGCGATAAAATCCTACATGTCCAAGAAAACTCCTTAGCCCTTTCACATTGAGAGGAGGTGGTAGATTCTCAATCACCTCAATTTTTGCTTTATCTACCTCAATACCACGATTAGACACAATATGTCCTAAGACGACCCCCTCttgtaccataaaatggcacttctcccaatttagCACAAGATGAGCTTCTCGACACCGATTCAATATTTTTTCAAGGTTTATCAAACAATCGTCAAAAGTAGCGCTAACCATTGAGAagtcatccataaacacctccataatTTGCTCCACATAATCAGAAGAAATAGCCATCATACATCTTTGAAAAGTGGCGGgagcattacataatccaaatgGCATCCGACGATAAGCATAAGTGCCAAATGGACATGTAAatgtcgtcttctcttgatcaCTTGGATGAATTGGGATTTGGAAAAATCCGGAGTACCCATCCAAGTAACAAAAGTAGGAGtgttttgctagtctttcaagcATTTGGTATATAAAtggaagggggaaatgatccttccgAGTGGCTTTATTCAATCggcgatagtcaatacacattcgccaccCTAGTCAGCTTCTTGTAGAAATTAGTTCATCCTTATCGTTTTTTACGACAGTCATCCCCCCTTTATTTGGAACGACATGAACCGGGCTCACCCATTTACTATCAGAGATAGGATAGAttattcccgcatcaagtaactTTAAGACCTCCTTTCAGACAACCTCCTTCATATTAGGATTGAGGCGTCGTTGAGGCTCAATGGAGGATGCATTGTCGTCCTCGAGAAGGATTCTATGTGTACAAAAAGATGGACTGATTCCCTTAAGATCGTCAATTGCGTACCCAATGACACTTTTATATTTTCGAAGAACAATCAACAATTTAGAAATTTGGCTAtcattgagtgcactattgacGATAACTGGGTAAGTTGAATTTTCTCCTAAAAAGACATGTTTTAAAGAAGATGGAAGTGGTTTTAATTCTACCTCGGGAGGCTTAGAACTCTCCCCTAGCTTACCCGTTACCTGCAACGCGTCTACCGGAGGCTCAGTTAAATGAGATGGAGAGGAGTCAAGCATCCAAGCATAGGCTAACAACTCTACATCCTTAGAATCAGTGTTGGTGAGACAATCTTGTAGTTTATCAGACGATGTACACTCAAAAGAGGGCTCAGACAAGTACTCCTCTAAAACATCAACTCGGTAGCAACTATCACTCATAGAAGGACCGCCCATAGTTTTGCTAAGCTCAAATTCTACCTTGTTTTCGCCAACTTGCAATGAGAGCTTACCACTCCTCACATCAATCATAGCTCCAGCAGTGGCTAAACATGGACGTCCCAAGATAATGGGTACTTGAGTGTCCTCAGGAATGTCCATGACAAAGAAATCACATGGAATAACAAGTTTCCCAATAGCTAAGGGAACATCTTCAACGACCCCAAGTGGAAATTTGACTGACCGATCAACCAATTGTAGTGAAACTCTAGTCGGCTTTACATCCATCATTTGTAACCTCTTAAAAATCGACAGAGGCATAAGGCTAACACTAGCCCCGAAATCACATAAGGCACGTTGAATATAAATACCTCCAATAGAACAAGGGATTGAAAAACTGCCAGGATCGTCAAGCTTTTGAGGATGCTTGTTAAGGAGTATGGCACTACACTCCTTAGACAAGTTAATAGTCGTGCTGGCTCCAAGTTTCTTTTTGTTAGAAAGCAGCTCCTTGAGAAATTTTCCATAAGATGGGATTTCAGAAATAGCCTCCAAAAAGGGAATATTAATGTGCATTCCTTGTAGGATATCTAGAAATTTTCCGTACTTTTGCTCCAATTTTGCCTTGGCTAACCTTTGAGGAAAAGGTACAGGCGGCACATATACTCTAGGTGGAGTTAACGAAGCTTCCTTCTCATAAGCTTGCTTCTTTTCAACTACAATTTCCTCCATCGCCTTGCCCTCATCCTCGATCACAATAGCTTCATCTTCAACAAACATGCGCTTAAGATTAGTAGTCTCTTCAAGTACCTTCCCGTTCCTTAAGGTTAAAGCATTCATCTGACCTTTTGGATTAGCTTCGGTGTTTCCCGGGAACTGACCTTGAGATTTCACAGACTGACTTACTTGTTGGGCTATTTGAGCAAGTTGAGTTTCTATCATTTTATGTGAGGAtttgagttgagaaattgatgtaGAAAACTCTTCATTTTTTTGGTTTTGGTCCCGCATATATTGCGATTGTTGGGACAGAACTTGCTCTAACATCACCTCTACATTGGATTTTTGAGGAGCTTGAGGTTGttgaaattgttgttgttgttgttgctgaaaTGGGGGACGAGATTGCATGGGGGAATGATGATAAGACGTTCTTGGTTGAAAACCAGGCGGTTGCTGAAAAGTCTGCTTAACTTGATGTTGGAGATTCTGAATGTTACTGGTATTTCCATATGACAGCTTAGGATTATGAGCCCATCCTGGATTGTAAGTATTAGAATAAGGGTCCCATTGTTGCTTCCCATTAAGAGCATTAACTTGCTCAAGCATAGAAGCATTCCCACACCCAGAAGAGTCATGCCCATTAACCCCACAAAGTTGACATATTGGCGATGAAGAACTAGAACCATTACTCAATTTAAGCTGAGCCACTTGTTGAGATAGATCATCAATTTTGGCTTGCATCACATTAACAAAGTCATTTTTAGTCTTGCTCCCTCGAACATGACGGTCATTGCCCCAATGATAAGTGCTTATTGCTAGATCCTCTATGAGAGCCTTGACCTTGTCCCAAGAAATCCCGTCTAATCGCCCTCCAGCAGCGGCATTAAGGCTCATTTGCAGCTCCGGTTTTAAGGAATTGTAGAAAGTAAGAATCAATACACAAGATGGGATCCCGTGATGAGGACATTGACGCTGAAGTTCCTTGTACCTTTCCCAAGCTTCATAGAGAGACTCGTCTGCATGTTGGACGAATCCTGTAATGTCATTTCTAAATTTGTCAGTCTTCCCTGGTGGAAAGTATTTTTGGAGAAAAGTCGAAGAAAGCTTATCCCAAGTATCGAACGAGTCAGGATCACAATTATTCAACCATTCACGTGCACTCCCTCGAAGAGAATAGGGGAATAATCTCAACCGAATGGCGTCATCAGAGACTCCATTAATCTTGATGTCAGCCTTATCAAGGAATGTATTCAGGTGCTCGTTGGGGTTTTCAGTTGGTGATCCACTGAATTGATCGGTTTGAACAAACTGGATCAAATAAGTCTTCAAATCAAAATTGTTTGCATCAATTTTAGGCTTTGAGATACTTGAATTGAAATTCGGCTTTGGAGCACTTTCATCTCGCATAGAAGTCATGATAATTGGTGTATCAAATTCTATAAAAGACTCAATAGTGTCGAGTTCAGGctcctttctcttcttctttctttgagCGTTTCGTCTCCTAGCTGTAGCTTCAATCTCAGGGTCAAATAGCAATTCACCACCAGAATGTCGCGTGTGCATATAAAACTAACAACAAAACTAAAGAAGAAAAATTAGTAACAAATAAGGCGTACTTGCGTACGCTAAAAAACGTAGTCTAAAATAATCTAAAATTAACTAATATCAAACCGTtacttccccggcaacggcgccaaaaacttgttcAGTTATAAAGTACCGCAAGTGAACGATGTCTGTTGTAGCACTTACGGGTCGATCTCAGGGAAGTGAAGGTTGAGTACTAGTCGATTTATGATTTGATTTATCTACGTCAAAAAAATATTTGTGTATGTGCGAGGTATGACAgaataaaaataacatataataattggataataaaattaattcaatAATAAAAAGCTCTAGGACAACGGTATCACCATTAACATAGATTGATCAATATAGACTATTGGAAGGAACAACATATTTAATTGTGTACTTAGGTGAGACTAATTTTCTGGTTTTAATTCTGAAAACTAAAACCAATACTTGTTATTCTCTCTCGAGATATAAGAAGCCTTCCTATAGTGAAATAATCCTATTCTCATGGGTCTTATAACTCATATAGGAGCTTTAAGGATCAAAATTAAAATGTCTCAACTATAACTCTCACCATTCTCATAGGAGAGGTCTAATTTTGACTCGGGTTCTCTAAGTGGAAATTCAACTCTCATTGCAATCTACACTAAGTACTTATTAATTATATTTAAATCACAATATATATGCTAACTTGAAAGGACTAAACTCAACTCTCATTGTAGTATTAATCAAGAGCTACGTATATAGATTATGACTAATAAATTAATACTTTAACACAACCTTATCAAACCTAAGTACAACCATTAAATAATGTTTAGAAAATTATAACATTGACCAATCCATATTAAGGCTCCACCGAGCCCTAGACAAAAGACTACTCACGATCCATAATTAtaactaaaattacaattttaatAATAGAAGAtaacatatttaaataaataaataaaacaaatataaaaGAGATAAATAAGGGAGATTAATATAGTATTAACTATGGCAATGACAAGTTGAGAACTTTGAGCTAGTCGTCAAATAATAGCATGAAAGTGTAAAAATATGAATTAAATAATTGATGTGAATAATGAGAGAATGAATAGAATTTAATATGAAACTACTTTTTTTATTGCTTATTGTTGTGTTGTACCTCCCTTCAAATGTAAATCACCATCTTTATATAGGTGATCATGTGAGTTACTAAATTAAATAATACACGTACGTTTACATCACTAATTAATATAAATACATTACATGTAAAATTATTCCTACAGTTTATGCTATTAGTGCTTGAAGTTTCTTCAAAATATGAATGTTtcataatttaaataattaatttgagatgtttCATGTTGTATTTATCAGAATAACTCTTCACCCATGTAAATGTTAGCATGCGTTTTCCTCGTAAATCCTTCAATGTAACATCAACCAAATTGAATGTTTCACCACTTTATTTTGAATGCTTCAACTTTTGTAATTGTGCTTCTTTATTTCATGATTTGTAAAATGGCGGCCTTGTCAATATTTTATTCAATTCTTGGCTGTTCATTTTATTTTGGGCTGCTTTGTCCTTATTTTGTGGACTTGGAGGTTTTGAATCTGAGCTTGAAGACCTTATTTATTTTGTCGTCTTTTATTCATCGCCTCGATTAGATGTTTAGCTAATATCAGCATCAAAATAGCTCCTTCctacaaataattatataaatcgcAGTAAGATGTTCTAGGaaggaatttattattaaaatgaaatataatgctgaaaatataagtaaaattatggaaaataagtaaataaaatatAGTAAATTATACGCTTAAcaatattgtgacgcgtaagagagagctaagtgaatttgagaccgtttcatttatggaagagtctagtaatttacttttaaataaggctccgccTAAAATGAAATACCCGagtagcttttctattacctgtattataggcaatgtggttattgataaggctctttgtgacttaggagccagcgtcagtgtcatgcccttatctgtctgcaagaaattaaatatgtGTCATCTTAAGTTGACtaatattaccctacagatggctgatagatctgttaggagacccttgggtgtcttagaggacgtgcctgtgaaaataggcaagttctttataccaatAGAATTCATTGTTTTacacatagctgaggacacccggacccgaattatcttaggaagaccgttcctttgtacaatcaaatattattgatgtcaaacaagggcgtttgactcttgcagtaggggatgacgcgatcacctTTAGTCTGCCTAGTACCTTAGCTTAGCCAAtaatagaggatacatgttattcagttgatattattgacgagtctatttatgacttctggtcgggttcttttatgaaggacccactagaagctcttatgcttttggatgagtgtgcagataacccagatgatgATGATGCTGTGATGGATTTGCTTATaaatgatttagatgagcgtgagctcaccgacgctgaaggagagcaagtggaacagatgatcagtaccctttgctccattgaggtaaaggtgccggaacgtaagcctcttccctctcatctaaaatatgcttttttagatgatactgagcgatatccagtcatcgttagtgctaagcttgataatgataagctgacttctttgttagctttgcttaagaaaaacaggaaagctttgggttattctttggacgatatcaaggggattagtcccgatatttgtatgcacaggatagagctggaggttgatcacaaaccttgcagacagggtcagcgccagctgaaccagaagatgcatgatgttgtgatggctgaggtaatgaagttgctcgacgcaggtattatctattttgttagtcattctaaatgggtgagtccagtgcaggtggtcccgaagaaaggagggactaccgtggttaattaggaatgacaaaaatgagttaatacccactcgagtagtgactggttggcggatgtgtatagattacagataGCTTAATGCCGcaaccaagaaagatcacttttcccttccttttattgatcaaatggtagaaaggttaccttctcataagtttttctgctatttagacgggtattcagggttctttcatatccctattcacccagatgatcaagctaagactacatttacttgtcctcaaggcgtgtttgcttattgcaggatgccttttggtttatgtaatgcccctaccaccttccaaaggtgcatgatgaggatattttcagagtatattgagtctattatggaagttttcatggatgatttcagtgtttatggaagtgatttttctaactgtctgtctaaccttgataaagtgttgcagcgctgcattgaggttaatctcgtgcttaactgggagaagtgccatttcatggtcaacgagggagttgtcttagggcacttagtttctgataggggaatagaagttgataaagcaaagatggaagtgattcagcaattaccacatcctgttaatgttaagggggtcaggagtttccttggccacgtcggcttctatcgccggtttatcaaggatttcttaAAAATTGCTAAATCACTTATatagctgctacttaaggatgccccttttgtatttactgacgagtgtctttctgcttttaacaggttaaagcaggctttggtctctgcgccgatcatacagccgccccgactgggacttgccgtttgagataatgtgtgatgccagtgactatgcactaggagcaatGCTAGGCCAACGGAAACACAAAGCTTTAAATACAATCTACTATGCGAGGCGAACTCTGGATAAGGCTCAAGTGAAttacactaccactgaaaaagagatgctcgctgtagtttatgccttagagaaatttcgttcttatttgattgggtcagaagttattgtttttactgaccatacagctttgaggcatctccttgctaagaaggaggctaaaccacggttattaagatggatactccttctccagaagtttgatttgcagattaaagataaaaaacgagctgagaacgttgtagctgatcatctgtcgtgacaagaaggggaagagtctttacctattgatgactctttccctgacgatactttatttgctatattatcgtctattgttaaccaagagccttggtatgcagatatagctaattacgttgtcagtggcaagtgccgcccgacctttctcatcgccaGAGGAAGCGTTTTACGATAACGCGCTAAGCGatttttgggacgatccttatttatttaaggaatgtgcagacggtctctacagatggtgtattctgcagtgggagaccaaagtagtcctggaaggctctcactcctcttcctatggtggtcaccacggtccatcgctcaccgtggctaaggtacttcagtctggtttttactggc is a genomic window containing:
- the LOC141632027 gene encoding uncharacterized protein LOC141632027, with the translated sequence MHTRHSGGELLFDPEIEATARRRNAQRKKKRKEPELDTIESFIEFDTPIIMTSMRDESAPKPNFNSSISKPKIDANNFDLKTYLIQFVQTDQFSGSPTENPNEHLNTFLDKADIKINGVSDDAIRLRLFPYSLRGSAREWLNNCDPDSFDTWDKLSSTFLQKYFPPGKTDKFRNDITGFVQHADESLYEAWERYKELQRQCPHHGIPSCVLILTFYNSLKPELQMSLNAAAGGRLDGISWDKVKALIEDLAISTYHWGNDRHVRGSKTKNDFVNVMQAKIDDLSQQVAQLKLSNGSSSSSPICQLCGVNGHDSSGCGNASMLEQVNALNGKQQWDPYSNTYNPGWAHNPKLSYGNTSNIQNLQHQVKQTFQQPPGFQPRTSYHHSPMQSRPPFQQQQQQQFQQPQAPQKSNVEVMLEQVLSQQSQYMRDQNQKNEEFSTSISQLKSSHKMIETQLAQIAQQVSQSVKSQGQFPGNTEANPKGQMNALTLRNGKVLEETTNLKRMFVEDEAIVIEDEGKAMEEIVVEKKQAYEKEASLTPPRVYVPPVPFPQRLAKAKLEQKYGKFLDILQGMHINIPFLEAISEIPSYGKFLKELLSNKKKLGASTTINLSKECSAILLNKHPQKLDDPGSFSIPCSIGGIYIQRALCDFGASVSLMPLSIFKRLQMMDVKPTRVSLQLVDRSVKFPLGVVEDVPLAIGKLVIPCDFFVMDIPEDTQVPIILGRPCLATAGAMIDVRSGKLSLQVGENKVEFELSKTMGGPSMSDSCYRVDVLEEYLSEPSFECTSSDKLQDCLTNTDSKDVELLAYAWMLDSSPSHLTEPPVDALQVTGKLGESSKPPEVELKPLPSSLKHVFLGENSTYPVIVNSALNDSQISKLLIVLRKYKSVIGYAIDDLKGISPSFCTHRILLEDDNASSIEPQRRLNPNMKEVV